The following proteins are co-located in the Carassius gibelio isolate Cgi1373 ecotype wild population from Czech Republic chromosome A21, carGib1.2-hapl.c, whole genome shotgun sequence genome:
- the si:dkey-71d15.2 gene encoding SH3 domain-containing kinase-binding protein 1 isoform X2 gives MGNYAFTADVEDFKSLVSTLENQRLLTEHSRLSLNHAVEEEPGQEMNEVNQEPDLLALRFLYSNTEAPKDTTEPVSGSSSGMTQLPAFLSQLLSSKPQAAPQGPVTMEQMRAELQELRDELDTLKTQHKKEIRLLMNELDEEKKMRLSLQIDVERLKKRMSK, from the exons ATGGGCAACTACGCATTTACTGCGG ATGTTGAAGATTTCAAGAGCCTCGTGTCGACTCTCGAGAACCAGCGCCTTCTGACCGAACACAGCAGACTCTCTCTTAATCAT GCTGTTGAGGAAGAACCAGGACAGGAAATGAACGAAGTGAATCAGGAACCAGACTTGCTGGCCCTCAGGTTTCTATATAGTAACACAGAAGCCCCGAAAGACACCACA gAGCCTGTCAGCGGCTCTTCTTCTGGCATGACTCAGCTCCCAGCGTTTCTCTCGCAGTTATTATCCTCTAAACCTCAAGCGGCCCCGCAGGGCCCCGTCACTATGGAGCAGATGAGAGCGGAGCTACAAGAGCTACGAGATGAACTGGACACGCTCAAGACTCAGCATAA AAAAGAGATCAGACTGCTCATGAATGAACTGGATGAAGAAAAGAAGATGCGTTTGTCGCTGCAA ATTGATGTAGAACGCCTTAAGAAACGCATGTCCAAGTGA
- the si:dkey-71d15.2 gene encoding SH3 domain-containing kinase-binding protein 1 isoform X1 produces the protein MGNYAFTADVEDFKSLVSTLENQRLLTEHSRLSLNHAVEEEPGQEMNEVNQEPDLLALRFLYSNTEAPKDTTEPVSGSSSGMTQLPAFLSQLLSSKPQAAPQGPVTMEQMRAELQELRDELDTLKTQHKFVKEIRLLMNELDEEKKMRLSLQIDVERLKKRMSK, from the exons ATGGGCAACTACGCATTTACTGCGG ATGTTGAAGATTTCAAGAGCCTCGTGTCGACTCTCGAGAACCAGCGCCTTCTGACCGAACACAGCAGACTCTCTCTTAATCAT GCTGTTGAGGAAGAACCAGGACAGGAAATGAACGAAGTGAATCAGGAACCAGACTTGCTGGCCCTCAGGTTTCTATATAGTAACACAGAAGCCCCGAAAGACACCACA gAGCCTGTCAGCGGCTCTTCTTCTGGCATGACTCAGCTCCCAGCGTTTCTCTCGCAGTTATTATCCTCTAAACCTCAAGCGGCCCCGCAGGGCCCCGTCACTATGGAGCAGATGAGAGCGGAGCTACAAGAGCTACGAGATGAACTGGACACGCTCAAGACTCAGCATAAGTTTGT AAAAGAGATCAGACTGCTCATGAATGAACTGGATGAAGAAAAGAAGATGCGTTTGTCGCTGCAA ATTGATGTAGAACGCCTTAAGAAACGCATGTCCAAGTGA
- the si:dkey-71d15.2 gene encoding SH3 domain-containing kinase-binding protein 1 isoform X3: MSAVEEEPGQEMNEVNQEPDLLALRFLYSNTEAPKDTTEPVSGSSSGMTQLPAFLSQLLSSKPQAAPQGPVTMEQMRAELQELRDELDTLKTQHKFVKEIRLLMNELDEEKKMRLSLQIDVERLKKRMSK, translated from the exons ATGTCA GCTGTTGAGGAAGAACCAGGACAGGAAATGAACGAAGTGAATCAGGAACCAGACTTGCTGGCCCTCAGGTTTCTATATAGTAACACAGAAGCCCCGAAAGACACCACA gAGCCTGTCAGCGGCTCTTCTTCTGGCATGACTCAGCTCCCAGCGTTTCTCTCGCAGTTATTATCCTCTAAACCTCAAGCGGCCCCGCAGGGCCCCGTCACTATGGAGCAGATGAGAGCGGAGCTACAAGAGCTACGAGATGAACTGGACACGCTCAAGACTCAGCATAAGTTTGT AAAAGAGATCAGACTGCTCATGAATGAACTGGATGAAGAAAAGAAGATGCGTTTGTCGCTGCAA ATTGATGTAGAACGCCTTAAGAAACGCATGTCCAAGTGA